A single genomic interval of Alcaligenes sp. SDU_A2 harbors:
- a CDS encoding YceD family protein, with the protein MAKHYIDTQSLGRGPQRLAGQARVADLSRLVSDLPAQGDLVVDWSVAGRADSAGRNFVLVQAQGSVVLQCQRCMKPFEWPLDISNEVEVVATEAELELDDDDVEGPDRIFCEGRLDALGLVEDELILSVPYVPRHEVCPGNQPDAAPEDEPPAKRESPFAVLGSLKKP; encoded by the coding sequence ATGGCGAAACACTATATAGATACCCAAAGTCTTGGCCGCGGTCCCCAGCGTCTGGCTGGCCAGGCCCGTGTTGCGGATCTGTCTCGCCTGGTGTCGGATCTGCCGGCGCAAGGCGATCTGGTCGTGGACTGGAGCGTGGCGGGCAGAGCGGATTCGGCAGGGCGGAATTTTGTGCTTGTACAGGCCCAGGGTTCCGTGGTGTTGCAATGCCAGCGCTGCATGAAGCCGTTTGAATGGCCTCTCGATATTTCCAACGAAGTGGAAGTTGTGGCAACAGAAGCCGAGCTTGAGCTGGATGACGACGACGTCGAAGGCCCGGATCGCATTTTTTGCGAAGGCCGTCTGGATGCCCTGGGTCTGGTCGAGGACGAGCTGATTCTCAGCGTGCCGTATGTGCCGCGTCACGAGGTCTGCCCCGGCAATCAGCCGGATGCAGCGCCCGAGGACGAACCGCCGGCTAAGCGGGAATCGCCGTTTGCCGTACTGGGTTCGCTCAAGAAACCTTGA
- the rpmF gene encoding 50S ribosomal protein L32, with translation MAVQQNKKSPSRRNMRRSHDALTGPSTAIEPTTGELHLRHHISPNGIYRGRKVLKTKNDE, from the coding sequence ATGGCTGTTCAGCAGAATAAAAAGAGCCCGTCCCGGCGCAACATGCGTCGTTCGCACGACGCACTTACCGGTCCTTCGACGGCCATCGAGCCAACGACGGGCGAGCTGCACCTGCGCCACCACATCAGCCCCAACGGCATCTACCGTGGCCGTAAAGTGCTGAAAACAAAGAACGACGAGTAA
- the plsX gene encoding phosphate acyltransferase PlsX, with amino-acid sequence MSNKKIRIAIDCMGGDVGLPVTVPAALLFAKRFPDVHCLLVGDAQAIEQTLRAQGNVDTSWYDILHASEVVTMADSVEVALRRKKDSSMRVAAQSVKDGLADACVSAGNTGAWMAITRYVLKTLDGIDRPAIATSIPNQKGGATTMLDLGANVDCTAEHLLQFAIMGTALASIVDGHERPTVGLLNIGEEVIKGNEVVKQAAELLRSSGLNFYGNVEGDDICKGTVNVVVCDGFVGNVVLKSIEGLAKMVGGMLREEFTRDAYSKASALLARPVLNRFRDRVDNRRHNGAALLGLRGIVIKSHGSADAYSFGYALQRARGAVLNGLLDGTSQAVERIRQSLNSLQSAPGEPDSLHTSEPSSS; translated from the coding sequence ATGTCTAACAAAAAAATACGTATTGCCATCGACTGCATGGGCGGCGATGTCGGTTTGCCGGTCACCGTCCCTGCGGCACTGCTTTTTGCGAAGCGGTTCCCGGATGTGCACTGCTTATTGGTGGGCGATGCCCAGGCCATCGAGCAAACCCTGCGTGCGCAAGGCAATGTCGATACCTCCTGGTACGACATTCTTCATGCATCTGAAGTCGTCACCATGGCCGATTCGGTCGAGGTGGCCCTGCGCCGCAAAAAAGATTCTTCCATGCGTGTGGCTGCCCAGTCCGTCAAGGACGGGTTGGCCGACGCGTGCGTCTCCGCCGGCAATACCGGTGCCTGGATGGCGATCACCCGCTACGTGCTCAAGACGCTGGACGGCATAGATCGTCCGGCTATCGCCACTTCCATTCCCAACCAGAAAGGCGGTGCCACCACCATGCTGGATCTGGGGGCCAATGTCGATTGCACGGCTGAACACCTTCTGCAATTCGCCATTATGGGTACGGCATTGGCCAGCATCGTGGACGGACACGAGCGGCCCACGGTCGGCTTGCTCAATATCGGTGAAGAAGTCATCAAGGGCAACGAAGTCGTCAAGCAGGCGGCCGAGCTGTTGCGCTCAAGCGGCCTGAACTTCTATGGCAATGTGGAAGGCGACGATATCTGCAAGGGCACGGTCAATGTGGTTGTCTGCGATGGCTTTGTCGGCAATGTCGTGCTCAAGTCCATCGAAGGCCTGGCCAAGATGGTGGGCGGCATGCTGCGCGAAGAGTTCACGCGCGACGCCTACAGCAAAGCGTCTGCTTTGCTTGCCCGTCCGGTCTTGAATCGTTTCCGCGATCGGGTGGATAATCGCCGGCACAATGGCGCTGCCCTGCTGGGGCTGCGTGGCATTGTCATCAAAAGCCATGGTTCGGCCGATGCCTATTCTTTCGGGTATGCTTTGCAGCGTGCCCGAGGCGCGGTCCTCAATGGCTTGCTTGATGGCACCAGTCAGGCAGTGGAGCGGATCAGGCAAAGCCTGAATTCGCTTCAGTCTGCGCCTGGTGAGCCGGATTCACTCCACACTTCAGAGCCCTCATCCTCATAA
- a CDS encoding beta-ketoacyl-ACP synthase III, protein MTIFAKIIGTGGYLPPRVVSNEDLAAELAQKGIETSDEWIVERTGIRQRHLAEPGVRSSQLATQAARQALEDAGIQAQDLDLIVVATSTPDYVFPSTACLVQAELGNKGAAAYDVQAVCSGFVYALTTADAMIRAGRARHALVIGAEVFSGILDWSDRRTCVLFGDGAGAVVLSASDEPGILAAQLNADGSQMGILCAAGNVSYGQVVGDPFLRMDGQAVFKLAVTSLAASAHQVCEQAGVQLSDIDWLVPHQANIRIINFLGRKLGIPAEKVVVTVDTHANTSAASVPLALNAARRDGRVRAGDLALLQGVGGGFTWGSVLVRF, encoded by the coding sequence ATGACGATATTTGCCAAAATTATCGGTACGGGCGGCTACCTGCCACCTCGGGTCGTGTCCAACGAGGATCTGGCCGCCGAGCTGGCGCAAAAGGGCATCGAGACCTCCGACGAGTGGATTGTCGAGCGCACCGGCATACGGCAGCGTCACCTGGCCGAACCCGGCGTGCGCTCCAGCCAACTGGCGACTCAGGCGGCCCGGCAGGCGCTGGAGGATGCCGGTATCCAGGCCCAGGATCTGGATCTGATCGTCGTGGCCACGTCCACGCCGGACTATGTGTTTCCCAGCACGGCTTGCCTGGTGCAGGCCGAATTGGGCAACAAAGGCGCGGCTGCTTACGATGTGCAGGCGGTGTGCAGCGGATTCGTGTACGCACTGACTACGGCAGATGCCATGATACGCGCGGGCCGCGCGCGCCATGCCCTGGTGATCGGGGCTGAAGTGTTCTCCGGTATTCTGGACTGGAGCGACCGCCGCACATGTGTACTGTTCGGCGATGGCGCCGGTGCCGTGGTGCTGTCCGCCAGCGATGAGCCGGGCATTTTGGCCGCTCAGCTTAATGCCGACGGCAGCCAGATGGGTATTCTGTGCGCGGCTGGCAATGTGTCCTATGGTCAGGTTGTCGGCGATCCGTTCCTGCGTATGGACGGCCAGGCCGTCTTTAAATTGGCGGTCACGTCCTTGGCGGCTTCCGCGCATCAGGTCTGCGAACAGGCCGGCGTGCAGTTGTCCGATATCGATTGGCTGGTGCCTCATCAAGCCAATATCCGCATCATCAATTTCCTTGGCCGCAAGCTGGGCATCCCCGCCGAAAAAGTCGTCGTTACGGTGGATACGCATGCCAACACGTCTGCTGCCAGCGTGCCGCTGGCCCTGAATGCCGCGCGACGTGACGGTCGTGTCCGTGCGGGCGATCTGGCCCTGTTGCAAGGCGTGGGCGGCGGCTTCACCTGGGGTTCGGTGCTGGTGCGCTTCTAA
- the fabD gene encoding ACP S-malonyltransferase: MKIAFVFPGQGSQSVGMLDAWAESDVVRQAIEQASAALGQDLAALMAQGPAEDLNLTTNTQPVMLASAVAMYRAWIAAGGPVPDMMAGHSLGEYSALTAAGVLTLEQAVPLVRVRADAMQAAVPVGMGTMAAVLGLDDDQVRDVCARAAQDQVVQAVNYNAPAQVVIAGHVQAVDRACALAKEAGAKRALVLPVSAPFHSSLLEPAAAVLQQALDALELREPCVPVINNVDVQAPTQTIQIKDALVRQAWHAVRWVESIQAMKAQGVTHVVECGPGKVLSGLVKRIDRDLVALSITDPASLQATLQALKEA, translated from the coding sequence ATGAAAATTGCGTTTGTCTTTCCGGGACAAGGTTCGCAGTCTGTCGGCATGCTGGATGCCTGGGCAGAGTCGGACGTCGTGCGTCAGGCTATCGAACAGGCCAGCGCGGCGTTGGGCCAGGATCTGGCGGCGCTGATGGCCCAAGGCCCGGCCGAAGACCTGAACCTGACGACCAACACACAGCCTGTCATGCTGGCCAGCGCCGTGGCGATGTATCGTGCCTGGATAGCAGCGGGCGGTCCGGTGCCCGACATGATGGCCGGCCATAGCCTGGGCGAATACTCGGCCTTGACCGCGGCTGGTGTCTTGACCTTAGAGCAAGCCGTGCCTTTGGTGCGGGTGCGTGCTGATGCCATGCAGGCGGCTGTTCCCGTGGGAATGGGCACGATGGCGGCGGTCTTGGGTCTGGATGATGATCAGGTGCGCGATGTCTGCGCCCGCGCGGCTCAGGATCAGGTGGTGCAGGCGGTTAATTACAATGCGCCGGCTCAGGTCGTAATCGCAGGTCACGTTCAGGCGGTCGATCGCGCCTGCGCGCTGGCTAAAGAGGCCGGTGCCAAGCGTGCCCTGGTTCTGCCCGTGTCTGCGCCGTTTCACTCCAGCTTGCTTGAACCGGCGGCCGCCGTGTTGCAGCAGGCGCTGGATGCATTAGAGTTGCGCGAGCCTTGTGTGCCTGTCATCAATAACGTGGATGTCCAGGCTCCGACGCAGACGATCCAGATCAAAGATGCGTTGGTTCGTCAGGCCTGGCATGCGGTGCGTTGGGTAGAATCCATCCAGGCCATGAAGGCGCAAGGCGTCACCCATGTGGTCGAATGCGGTCCAGGCAAGGTGCTTAGCGGGCTGGTCAAGCGTATTGATCGCGATCTGGTCGCCCTGTCTATTACCGATCCCGCCTCGTTGCAGGCGACTCTGCAAGCCTTGAAGGAAGCGTAA
- the fabG gene encoding 3-oxoacyl-ACP reductase FabG, with the protein MQDFNLSGKTALVTGASRGIGQAIAKELMARGAKVIGTATSESGAQAICAVLDQNGSRGEVLNVDDAQACEALIQTLSKDDGGPHILVNNAGITRDNLAMRMKDEDWDAVIQTNLSAVFRLARAVMRPMMKARWGRIISITSVVGESGNPGQANYAAAKAGVAGMSRALARELGSRNITVNCVAPGFIDTDMTRSLTPEQSAAILSQIPLGRLGAAEDIANAVAFLAGPQAQYITGSTIHVNGGMHM; encoded by the coding sequence ATGCAAGATTTCAACCTTAGCGGCAAGACGGCCCTGGTAACCGGCGCATCGCGCGGCATCGGCCAGGCCATTGCAAAAGAATTGATGGCGCGTGGTGCCAAGGTCATCGGCACGGCCACCTCCGAATCCGGCGCGCAGGCGATTTGCGCCGTGCTGGATCAGAACGGCAGCCGGGGCGAGGTCCTGAATGTGGATGATGCCCAGGCTTGCGAAGCCCTGATCCAAACTTTGAGCAAGGATGACGGCGGCCCGCACATTTTGGTCAATAATGCCGGCATCACCCGCGATAATTTGGCAATGCGCATGAAGGACGAGGACTGGGACGCGGTTATCCAGACCAACTTGAGCGCTGTGTTCCGGTTGGCGCGTGCCGTCATGCGGCCCATGATGAAAGCCCGCTGGGGCCGCATCATCAGCATCACCTCGGTGGTGGGGGAAAGCGGTAATCCAGGCCAGGCCAACTACGCCGCTGCCAAAGCGGGCGTGGCCGGCATGAGCCGCGCGCTGGCGCGCGAACTGGGCAGCCGCAATATTACGGTCAATTGCGTGGCCCCAGGCTTCATCGACACCGATATGACCCGTTCGCTGACCCCCGAACAATCCGCCGCCATACTGTCCCAGATTCCCTTGGGACGCCTGGGCGCGGCAGAAGATATCGCCAATGCGGTCGCCTTTCTGGCCGGCCCGCAGGCGCAGTACATTACAGGCAGCACCATTCATGTGAATGGCGGCATGCATATGTAA
- the acpP gene encoding acyl carrier protein: protein MESIEQRVKKIVAEQLGVNEAEIKNESSFLDDLGADSLDMVELVMALEDEFETEIPDEEAEKITTVQQAVDYINSHSKQ, encoded by the coding sequence ATGGAAAGCATCGAACAGCGCGTCAAGAAGATCGTCGCTGAACAACTTGGCGTCAACGAAGCCGAGATCAAGAACGAATCTTCTTTTCTCGACGACCTCGGTGCCGACTCGCTCGACATGGTCGAGCTCGTGATGGCGCTCGAAGACGAATTCGAAACCGAAATCCCAGACGAAGAAGCTGAGAAAATCACGACGGTCCAGCAAGCTGTGGATTACATCAATTCGCACAGCAAGCAGTAA
- the fabF gene encoding beta-ketoacyl-ACP synthase II, with translation MKRRVVITGLGIVSPVGNDIPTAWDNIVNGRSGIGRITRFDPSALSAQIAGEVKDFDITQYISAKEAKQMDTFIHYGVAAGMQAWKDSGLEINDINAERMGVIVGSGIGGLPRIEETQKEYLDRGPRRISPFFVPASLINLISGHLSINLGLKGPSYAVVSACTTGLHSIGDAARLIEYGDADVMIAGGAESTVSPLGIGGFAAMRALSTRNDDPQTASRPWDVDRDGFVLGEGAGVLVLEEYEHAKKRGARIYGEFVGYGMSSDAHHITSPDRDGPRRGVLNALRSGGINPDQVDYVNAHGTSTPLGDVNESEALKLAFGDHARKLVVNSTKSMTGHLLGAAGGIEAVFTTLAVYNQVSPPTINIFNQDPACDLDYCANQARDMKIDVALSNSFGFGGTNGSMVVSRLR, from the coding sequence GTGAAGCGACGTGTCGTGATTACCGGTCTGGGTATTGTTTCCCCGGTCGGCAACGATATCCCCACCGCGTGGGATAACATCGTCAATGGACGTTCGGGCATCGGGCGTATCACCCGTTTCGATCCGTCGGCCCTGAGTGCCCAGATTGCGGGTGAGGTCAAGGATTTCGATATCACGCAGTACATCTCGGCCAAAGAAGCCAAGCAAATGGATACCTTCATCCATTATGGCGTGGCGGCCGGCATGCAGGCCTGGAAGGATTCCGGCCTGGAAATCAACGACATCAATGCCGAGCGCATGGGTGTCATCGTCGGGTCCGGTATCGGCGGCTTGCCCCGTATCGAAGAAACCCAGAAAGAATACCTGGATCGGGGGCCGCGCCGCATTTCCCCGTTCTTTGTGCCCGCCTCCCTGATCAATCTGATCTCGGGCCATCTGTCCATCAATCTGGGCCTGAAAGGCCCCAGCTACGCCGTCGTGTCGGCCTGCACCACAGGTTTGCATTCCATCGGCGACGCCGCCCGCCTGATCGAGTATGGCGATGCCGACGTCATGATTGCCGGTGGTGCGGAATCTACCGTGTCGCCATTGGGCATCGGCGGCTTTGCCGCCATGCGTGCCCTGTCGACCCGTAACGACGATCCGCAGACTGCATCGCGCCCCTGGGATGTGGACCGCGATGGCTTCGTGCTGGGCGAGGGTGCCGGTGTGCTGGTGCTGGAAGAATACGAACACGCCAAAAAACGCGGTGCCCGCATTTATGGCGAGTTCGTTGGCTATGGCATGAGCTCGGATGCGCACCACATTACGTCGCCTGACCGCGACGGTCCGCGTCGGGGTGTGCTCAATGCGCTGCGCAGCGGCGGCATCAATCCGGATCAGGTCGATTATGTCAACGCACACGGCACGTCCACGCCGCTGGGCGATGTCAACGAGTCCGAAGCGCTCAAGCTGGCTTTCGGCGACCATGCCCGCAAGCTGGTTGTCAATTCGACCAAGTCCATGACCGGCCACTTGCTGGGTGCCGCTGGCGGCATCGAAGCGGTGTTTACCACACTGGCGGTCTACAATCAGGTTTCGCCACCCACGATCAACATCTTCAATCAAGATCCGGCCTGCGATCTGGATTATTGCGCCAATCAGGCCCGTGACATGAAGATCGACGTGGCCTTGTCCAATTCCTTTGGATTTGGCGGCACCAACGGTTCTATGGTGGTTAGCCGTCTTCGTTAA
- the rpoE gene encoding RNA polymerase sigma factor RpoE gives MSERDTDAELIARVQRGDKRAFDLLVIKYQRKIMRLLSRMIRDPSDIEDVAQETFIKAYRALPQFRGDSAFYTWLYRIAINTARNWQASAGRRPSALQALENEDGETFDQIDNLTDISTPESVMVSRQIAETVNSAIQALPEELRTAIVLREIEGMSYEDIAQTMDCPIGTVRSRIFRARDAIATQLRPILDGEDSERRW, from the coding sequence ATGAGTGAACGCGATACCGATGCCGAACTGATTGCACGTGTTCAGCGTGGGGACAAGCGCGCCTTTGACCTGTTGGTAATCAAATACCAACGCAAGATCATGCGTCTGCTCAGCCGCATGATACGTGATCCGTCCGACATCGAGGATGTGGCACAGGAAACCTTCATCAAGGCCTATCGGGCCCTGCCGCAGTTTCGTGGCGACAGTGCCTTTTATACCTGGCTGTATCGCATTGCCATCAATACGGCGCGTAACTGGCAGGCCTCTGCCGGGCGCAGGCCCAGCGCCTTGCAGGCACTCGAAAACGAAGACGGTGAAACTTTTGATCAAATTGACAACCTAACTGACATCAGCACGCCGGAATCCGTCATGGTCAGCCGCCAGATTGCCGAAACTGTTAACAGTGCAATCCAGGCCTTGCCCGAAGAATTGCGGACCGCGATCGTGCTGCGTGAAATCGAAGGTATGAGCTACGAAGACATTGCTCAGACCATGGATTGCCCGATAGGAACCGTGCGTTCGCGCATTTTTCGGGCCCGCGACGCCATTGCAACGCAATTGCGCCCCATACTGGATGGTGAAGATAGTGAACGACGGTGGTAA
- a CDS encoding sigma-E factor negative regulatory protein: MSSWVDGEAEMRPEELDSPYGRQVWDAYHLIGDVMRTEALAIRTSDRFYARLSKAIDEEPTVLAPHALKKSRAQRYAIPGLAAVATVAAALWMGLPYLGLSDTPAGASLVAGIQDEQLWNDYVDLHRDFVGAGPVRYVSFDSGAGGQ, from the coding sequence GTGTCTTCCTGGGTCGATGGCGAGGCCGAGATGCGTCCCGAAGAACTGGACTCGCCTTATGGGCGTCAGGTCTGGGATGCCTATCATCTGATCGGTGACGTCATGCGCACCGAAGCGCTGGCGATACGCACCTCGGATCGTTTCTACGCACGCCTGTCCAAGGCGATCGACGAGGAGCCCACTGTTCTTGCGCCTCATGCGCTCAAGAAGTCCCGGGCGCAGCGCTACGCGATTCCGGGACTGGCGGCGGTGGCGACGGTCGCGGCGGCGTTGTGGATGGGCCTGCCCTATCTGGGCCTGAGCGATACGCCTGCCGGCGCTTCGCTGGTCGCCGGCATCCAGGACGAGCAGCTCTGGAACGATTATGTCGATCTGCATCGCGATTTTGTCGGTGCCGGGCCGGTTCGCTACGTCTCATTCGATAGCGGAGCCGGCGGACAATGA
- a CDS encoding MucB/RseB C-terminal domain-containing protein, with product MAAALLALLALPATAQQPHAVQALDLPWLQQVHKAARDLDYSGVIIYTQGQSSQSMKLVHVVDGTGERERLEIMDGLPREFLRQNEVTQCLLPEKKMVVIERRQNERFPSFLVGDVSQLPQHYDMRRLPEQERVAGRPCDVVELVPKDTQRYGYRLCADTDHRLLLRMQTVDATQSVVDQIAFASVSFGDQVALQDLRTSWNASQWQVVEPEVRQIQASEQGWVFTMPPGFTMHSEMLRPMRAGRQVTHLVMADGLAAISVFLERVGAPEAEENSLGAYHRGAMNMFRTRINDYVLTTTGEVPMPTLRALAENTQFVSPSRTH from the coding sequence ATGGCTGCGGCCTTGTTGGCCCTGTTGGCGCTGCCCGCAACCGCTCAGCAGCCGCACGCTGTCCAGGCGCTGGACCTGCCCTGGTTGCAGCAGGTGCATAAGGCGGCCCGGGACCTGGATTACTCCGGCGTCATCATCTATACCCAAGGCCAATCCAGCCAGTCCATGAAGCTGGTGCATGTGGTCGATGGCACGGGCGAGCGGGAACGGCTGGAGATCATGGATGGCCTGCCGCGCGAATTTTTGCGTCAGAACGAAGTGACCCAGTGCTTGCTGCCGGAAAAGAAGATGGTGGTCATCGAACGTCGTCAGAACGAGCGCTTTCCCAGTTTTCTGGTCGGGGACGTAAGCCAGTTGCCGCAACATTACGATATGCGCCGCCTGCCCGAGCAAGAGCGCGTGGCAGGGCGGCCCTGCGATGTGGTGGAACTGGTGCCCAAGGATACCCAGCGCTATGGCTACCGGCTGTGCGCCGATACGGATCATCGCTTGTTGTTGCGTATGCAGACGGTCGACGCCACGCAGTCCGTGGTCGATCAGATTGCCTTCGCCTCGGTGTCGTTCGGGGATCAGGTGGCCTTGCAGGATCTGCGCACCAGCTGGAATGCCAGCCAGTGGCAGGTCGTCGAACCCGAAGTGCGCCAGATCCAGGCCAGTGAGCAGGGGTGGGTGTTTACCATGCCGCCCGGATTTACCATGCATTCCGAAATGCTGCGTCCCATGCGCGCCGGCCGTCAGGTCACGCATTTGGTCATGGCCGATGGGCTGGCCGCCATTTCCGTATTTCTGGAGCGCGTCGGCGCACCCGAGGCCGAAGAGAACAGTCTGGGTGCTTACCATCGCGGTGCCATGAACATGTTCCGCACGCGTATCAACGATTATGTCCTGACGACCACCGGCGAGGTACCTATGCCGACCTTGCGCGCGCTGGCCGAAAATACCCAGTTTGTTTCCCCATCCCGGACACATTGA
- a CDS encoding DegQ family serine endoprotease yields the protein MEKLSHKMRFNVLSVLTASALLAAAAPLATVHAQAAEQSQASVAGLPDFTGVVARTEDGVVNIRTTEAVQVRSPAMGPGSDPYDMFRWFFGPDFVPPGMAPQGPRGGNQPQAPSERTVPRGVGSGFIISADGYILTNNHVVADSNGIFVTLSDGKEYPAKIIGTDERTDVALIKIEAKGLKPLVIGDSNKLKKGQWVLAIGSPFGLESTVTSGIVSAINRDTGDYLPFIQTDVAVNPGNSGGPLINLNGEVVGVNSQIISRSGGFMGISLAIPIDEAMQVVEQLKSHGKVTRGRIGVQITPVADDVAKALGLPDSKGALVSSVEEGGPAAKAGIQSGDVILQFNGRKIDQMSDLPRIVGGTKPGESSTIDIWRKGKQQSVKIDVAEMPSSASASANAPEKAAPATSVDAFGLKVAAVPPADLKRLGLDSAVQITDVAAPASEAGLQPGDLILRVNDKDVGTPEQYAKLVASLDKSKAAALLVLRSGQSQWVLVTPSK from the coding sequence ATGGAAAAATTGAGTCATAAAATGCGTTTCAATGTCCTGTCGGTTCTGACGGCGTCGGCGTTGCTGGCCGCTGCCGCGCCTCTGGCTACGGTTCATGCTCAGGCGGCTGAGCAGTCCCAGGCCAGCGTGGCCGGATTGCCCGACTTTACTGGCGTGGTGGCCCGGACCGAAGATGGCGTAGTCAATATCCGCACGACCGAGGCGGTGCAGGTGCGCTCGCCCGCCATGGGGCCGGGTTCGGACCCTTACGATATGTTCCGCTGGTTCTTCGGTCCAGACTTCGTGCCGCCCGGCATGGCTCCGCAAGGCCCGCGCGGCGGCAATCAGCCCCAGGCCCCTTCGGAACGTACCGTGCCGCGCGGTGTGGGTTCCGGGTTCATCATCTCTGCCGACGGTTATATCCTGACCAATAACCATGTCGTGGCCGATTCCAACGGTATTTTCGTCACGCTGAGCGATGGCAAGGAGTATCCGGCCAAAATCATCGGCACGGACGAGCGCACCGATGTGGCTCTGATCAAAATCGAAGCCAAGGGCCTGAAACCGTTGGTTATCGGGGATTCCAACAAACTCAAGAAAGGGCAATGGGTGCTGGCCATCGGTTCGCCTTTTGGCCTGGAGTCCACTGTCACTTCCGGCATTGTCAGCGCCATCAACCGCGATACGGGCGATTATCTGCCGTTCATCCAGACCGATGTGGCGGTCAATCCCGGCAATTCGGGTGGTCCGCTCATCAACCTGAATGGCGAAGTCGTCGGGGTCAACTCTCAGATCATTTCGCGCAGCGGCGGCTTTATGGGCATTTCCCTGGCCATCCCTATCGACGAAGCAATGCAAGTCGTGGAGCAGCTCAAATCGCATGGCAAGGTCACACGCGGGCGCATCGGCGTGCAGATCACGCCGGTGGCCGACGATGTCGCCAAGGCTCTGGGCCTGCCCGACAGCAAGGGTGCGCTGGTCAGCAGCGTGGAAGAAGGCGGTCCGGCTGCCAAGGCCGGGATTCAATCCGGCGATGTGATCTTGCAGTTCAATGGCCGCAAGATCGATCAGATGTCCGATCTGCCACGTATCGTGGGCGGCACCAAGCCGGGCGAGAGCTCTACGATCGATATCTGGCGCAAAGGCAAGCAGCAATCGGTCAAGATCGATGTGGCCGAAATGCCTTCGTCGGCCTCGGCTTCGGCCAACGCCCCCGAGAAAGCCGCGCCGGCCACTAGCGTGGATGCGTTCGGCCTGAAAGTGGCGGCAGTGCCGCCGGCCGACCTCAAGCGTCTGGGCCTGGATAGCGCTGTGCAGATCACCGATGTCGCCGCGCCGGCCAGCGAAGCGGGGCTGCAGCCGGGCGACCTGATTCTGCGCGTGAACGATAAAGACGTGGGCACGCCCGAACAATACGCTAAACTGGTAGCCTCGCTGGATAAGTCCAAGGCAGCCGCTTTGTTGGTGTTGCGTTCGGGGCAGTCTCAGTGGGTTCTGGTGACGCCCTCGAAATAA